A genomic region of Fervidobacterium gondwanense DSM 13020 contains the following coding sequences:
- the rsmG gene encoding 16S rRNA (guanine(527)-N(7))-methyltransferase RsmG codes for MEKQELVKRYIETLISSPINLVGYDNFEEAYHFLYIDSTLPMKAEDLGQKFIDVGTGGGVPGVFLAIEFGASGFLIDSVCKKIEYVKNKCEELKIENLEFLCIRAEELKDKGPYREYFDSAVSRAVSKIATVLELTAPYVKVGGKILLYKGPGYTEELGQSVNAMKELGVKLSEVRKYTIKGKDRFLIVFEKFDKTPEKYPRKVGIPEKRPIR; via the coding sequence ATGGAAAAGCAGGAGCTTGTAAAACGGTACATAGAAACATTGATTAGTTCGCCAATAAATCTTGTTGGGTACGATAATTTTGAAGAGGCTTATCATTTTCTCTACATAGATTCAACACTTCCCATGAAGGCGGAGGACTTGGGACAGAAGTTCATAGACGTTGGCACTGGTGGTGGGGTGCCCGGTGTATTTTTGGCCATAGAATTCGGAGCATCCGGCTTTTTGATAGATAGTGTCTGCAAGAAAATAGAATACGTAAAGAATAAATGTGAAGAACTAAAGATAGAGAACTTGGAGTTCTTGTGCATAAGAGCTGAGGAACTAAAGGACAAAGGACCGTACAGAGAATATTTTGACAGCGCGGTTTCGAGGGCTGTCTCGAAAATAGCAACGGTACTTGAATTAACAGCTCCGTATGTAAAAGTCGGTGGAAAGATATTGCTGTACAAAGGTCCAGGGTATACGGAAGAACTCGGTCAATCTGTGAACGCAATGAAGGAACTTGGCGTCAAGCTCTCGGAAGTGAGAAAATATACTATAAAAGGTAAGGACAGATTCCTAATTGTGTTTGAAAAATTTGATAAGACTCCGGAGAAATACCCAAGGAAGGTTGGAATTCCAGAAAAAAGACCGATAAGATAA
- the queD gene encoding 6-carboxytetrahydropterin synthase QueD, translated as MLCVVKEFTFDAAHNLVEYHGKCEKLHGHTYKLQIMVCGEKDREGMVIDFVELKEIVKREVLNYLDHAYINEIIPQPSAENIAEWIWKKLEPHLSNERYKLSEIRLWETPTSFVIYRK; from the coding sequence ATGTTGTGCGTGGTTAAAGAATTCACTTTCGATGCTGCACATAATTTAGTTGAGTATCACGGAAAATGTGAGAAATTGCATGGGCATACTTACAAACTTCAAATCATGGTGTGTGGTGAAAAAGACAGAGAGGGTATGGTAATTGATTTTGTCGAGCTTAAGGAAATTGTTAAGAGAGAAGTGCTGAACTATCTTGACCATGCGTACATAAATGAGATAATCCCTCAGCCAAGTGCCGAGAATATTGCTGAGTGGATATGGAAAAAGCTTGAACCACATCTGAGCAATGAAAGGTACAAACTCTCAGAAATAAGACTATGGGAAACGCCAACTTCTTTTGTAATTTATAGAAAATGA
- a CDS encoding DNA-directed RNA polymerase subunit beta', protein MSSSFKRKIAKVKVSVASPDVVRIWSSGEVKKAETINYRTFKPEKEGLFCERIFGPVKDYECACGKYSGKKYEGTVCEKCGVRVESKEARRRRFGHIELAAPVTHVWYLKNTPSVIATLLDMTVKDIENIVYFGSRRVNERVVIVTDPKNTLFVKGSILNQTEYEIYAKKWDFEVSPAYIVKEPRTPLISDIDGEVHLKHERTHTDRDLTWITVKNVMRTELRLYTGMELKVKDGDFVNQGDEIVPEKHVNAIFAPFDGTVEVDQFSESVTINPLPTSKNTPITFSLPYGVRALVKNGDKVKKGQQLTTETILPRLIAPVSGTIRYSKQLNLRPLENGSYEVITTGELYIENVQHTKTYPVFEGALVYVQDGETVRAGDVLADRFLFEDEKLTAEEYKLFSQHYHGMFVVEEQIENDKPIMVITQIDSDVAQETGLTKGQIITQQDYEAYSMIYPGKIEAETGAAAIKKLLQQLDLEVMKAEIENELNNIPKSSVRAKKLLKKLKIVKDLIDSETKPEWMVLEVLPVVPPEIRPMIQIDGGRFATTDLNDLYRRVLMRNNRLRRLYEMNAPEVIVRNEKRMLQEAVDNLIFNGKIGKAYADRNGRPLKSLTDLIRGKKGRFRRNLLGKRVDYSGRAVIVVGPHLKIHECGLPKKMALELFEPFVIAELSKEENVEATQTKVKKYRKELQREDPKAWEKLEKVIQGKVVLLNRAPTLHRMSIQAFEPKLIEGNAIQLHPLVCPPFNADFDGDQMAVHLPLSPAAQAEARLLMLSRYNIISPAHGKPISMPGKDIVAGVYYLTMVGKDYDKIQPEEIKWKFASSEEAEIAYEFGYIKLHEPLLINIDGKVIKTTFGRVIFNAILPEELRDYNKTIGKNGIKDVVYKTFKTHGIDRTADLLDDIKTLGFHYATVSGLTISLKDFLISPKKDEIIGEAMKKIEEIERLYEEGLLSDDERYKETIKIWTKTTDLVQEETYKYLGENPFNPVYIMVDSGARGNKDQLKQLSGMRGLMADPSGRTIEIPIISNFREGLSVLEFFISTHGARKGSADTALRTSSAGYLTRRLVDVVQSVVVSQPDCGTHEGVRASKMKSSDNFVVEKIEDFIFGRLLAKPVYDPGTGDVLVNPETGKVYVKDTVIYDEDAKFLSNYKKRVPVAEERILDLTKVELPEVYAELAEDVDLGSETLVSETEIDWEVIKKLREANVKSVKIRLYPIVGNVVAEEIIWDKDRKRQLAVEEEQIDSNLAKLLAENNIESIVVRPEIYVRSPLTCESEHGICAKCYGLDLSNHKVVNVGESVGIIAAQSIGEPGTQLTMRTFHTGGIATTADITQGLPRVEELFEARKKTKDPEGIFSKVKGTVVDISQDEPKKIYVQDELGSIHEYVVPSRVRINVTVGQKVLPGQSLTSGSLKVRRILEELGVEDTATYLLKEIKKVYVQQGVDIHDKHFELIIKQMLNKVEVIESGDTDFLPGDLVPIALINKVNKEIMENNAKIELNRKRLIEKTIARHILIKNEEGIVEEIAKEGDEVTEELLEKLINFGVKEVVVLNHDKEKEVYQILPKETAKYRRKLLRITQASLEYEGWLSAASFQQTQQVLTDAAIKGALDTLRGLKENVIVGQLIPAGTGFEIFANVQYEETPRHAKEEKEKLA, encoded by the coding sequence ATGAGTTCTTCTTTTAAGAGAAAAATCGCAAAAGTGAAAGTTTCCGTAGCATCGCCCGATGTTGTCAGGATATGGTCAAGCGGAGAAGTTAAGAAAGCCGAGACGATCAATTACCGTACCTTTAAGCCAGAAAAAGAAGGTTTGTTCTGTGAAAGGATATTCGGACCTGTAAAAGACTACGAATGTGCTTGTGGAAAGTACAGCGGAAAGAAGTACGAAGGTACGGTTTGTGAAAAGTGTGGTGTAAGGGTCGAGTCAAAAGAAGCAAGAAGGAGAAGATTCGGTCATATAGAGCTTGCTGCACCTGTTACACACGTTTGGTATCTTAAAAACACCCCAAGTGTCATAGCGACACTTTTGGATATGACCGTAAAAGATATTGAAAACATAGTCTACTTTGGCAGCAGGCGTGTGAATGAAAGGGTCGTCATCGTAACCGATCCAAAAAATACGTTATTTGTCAAAGGTTCCATACTGAACCAAACGGAATACGAAATATATGCTAAAAAGTGGGATTTTGAAGTCTCGCCAGCATATATTGTCAAAGAACCAAGGACACCGCTTATCTCTGATATAGACGGGGAAGTCCACCTCAAGCACGAAAGAACGCACACAGACAGGGATTTAACTTGGATCACAGTCAAGAACGTTATGCGAACTGAACTCAGGCTTTACACTGGTATGGAATTGAAAGTAAAAGACGGGGATTTTGTAAACCAAGGTGACGAGATAGTTCCAGAAAAGCACGTTAACGCAATATTTGCACCATTCGACGGAACAGTTGAAGTGGATCAGTTCTCAGAAAGTGTAACGATTAATCCTTTGCCAACGAGTAAGAATACACCAATAACGTTCTCTTTACCTTATGGCGTAAGAGCTCTTGTCAAAAACGGAGATAAGGTAAAGAAAGGGCAGCAATTGACAACGGAAACGATACTGCCAAGGTTGATAGCACCTGTTTCCGGTACTATTAGATACAGTAAGCAACTCAATTTGAGGCCACTGGAAAATGGCTCGTATGAAGTTATAACCACTGGTGAGCTGTACATAGAAAACGTTCAGCATACAAAGACCTATCCCGTCTTTGAAGGTGCTCTTGTCTACGTACAAGACGGTGAAACAGTAAGAGCTGGCGATGTACTGGCTGATAGATTCTTATTTGAAGATGAAAAATTAACGGCAGAGGAGTACAAGCTTTTCAGCCAGCACTACCATGGAATGTTCGTTGTTGAAGAGCAAATCGAAAACGATAAACCAATAATGGTAATTACACAAATAGACTCAGACGTTGCACAAGAAACAGGATTAACGAAAGGGCAGATAATTACTCAACAGGACTACGAAGCATACAGCATGATATACCCTGGGAAGATAGAAGCAGAGACAGGTGCTGCCGCAATTAAGAAATTACTCCAACAGCTCGATCTCGAAGTGATGAAGGCAGAGATAGAGAACGAACTCAACAACATACCAAAGAGCAGTGTTAGGGCTAAGAAGTTATTGAAGAAATTGAAGATAGTGAAGGATCTTATCGACAGTGAAACGAAACCTGAATGGATGGTCCTCGAAGTCTTGCCAGTCGTTCCACCGGAAATCCGTCCGATGATTCAGATCGACGGTGGAAGGTTTGCAACGACTGACCTAAATGACCTTTACAGAAGAGTACTGATGAGAAACAACAGGCTCAGAAGATTGTATGAAATGAACGCACCTGAAGTTATAGTAAGAAACGAAAAGCGTATGCTTCAAGAAGCTGTCGATAATTTGATCTTCAATGGAAAGATAGGTAAGGCTTACGCAGATAGAAATGGCAGACCTTTAAAATCGCTCACAGACTTGATAAGAGGTAAGAAAGGTAGATTCAGAAGAAATCTCTTAGGTAAGCGTGTCGACTACTCCGGACGTGCTGTCATAGTCGTCGGTCCGCACCTCAAGATACATGAGTGTGGTTTGCCAAAGAAGATGGCACTCGAGCTCTTTGAGCCATTTGTGATCGCAGAACTTTCAAAAGAAGAAAACGTTGAAGCAACACAGACAAAAGTCAAGAAATACAGAAAAGAGCTCCAAAGAGAAGACCCGAAGGCTTGGGAAAAGCTCGAAAAAGTTATCCAAGGTAAGGTCGTCCTTCTCAACCGTGCTCCAACACTTCATAGAATGTCAATACAAGCCTTCGAACCGAAATTAATTGAAGGCAATGCTATACAGCTGCATCCGCTTGTATGTCCACCGTTTAACGCAGACTTCGATGGTGACCAGATGGCAGTCCACCTACCACTTTCACCTGCTGCACAAGCGGAAGCAAGGTTATTGATGCTTTCAAGGTACAACATAATCTCTCCAGCGCACGGAAAACCGATATCGATGCCAGGTAAGGATATCGTAGCTGGTGTTTACTACTTAACGATGGTCGGAAAAGACTACGACAAAATTCAACCAGAAGAGATCAAATGGAAATTCGCAAGCTCCGAAGAAGCGGAAATAGCTTATGAATTTGGATATATAAAACTACACGAACCTTTACTAATTAACATCGATGGCAAAGTAATAAAAACAACGTTTGGAAGGGTCATATTCAACGCCATATTGCCAGAAGAACTCAGAGACTACAACAAGACGATTGGTAAGAACGGAATCAAGGATGTCGTGTACAAAACATTCAAAACGCACGGAATCGATAGAACAGCGGACTTGCTCGATGACATAAAAACTCTTGGTTTCCACTACGCAACAGTATCCGGTCTTACTATAAGTTTGAAAGACTTCTTGATTTCGCCTAAGAAAGACGAAATAATAGGCGAAGCTATGAAGAAGATAGAAGAAATAGAAAGGCTCTACGAAGAAGGTCTTCTTAGCGATGATGAAAGATACAAGGAAACGATCAAGATTTGGACGAAGACTACGGATCTTGTCCAGGAAGAAACATACAAATACCTCGGTGAGAATCCGTTCAACCCAGTATACATAATGGTCGATTCTGGAGCAAGAGGTAACAAAGACCAGCTTAAGCAGCTTTCAGGTATGCGCGGTCTTATGGCTGACCCATCAGGAAGAACGATCGAGATTCCAATTATCTCTAACTTCCGCGAAGGATTGTCAGTTCTTGAGTTCTTCATCAGTACGCACGGTGCAAGAAAGGGATCCGCAGACACGGCATTGAGGACAAGTTCTGCAGGATATCTTACAAGAAGGCTCGTGGATGTTGTTCAAAGTGTCGTCGTCTCACAACCTGACTGTGGTACTCACGAAGGCGTTAGAGCTTCCAAGATGAAGAGCTCTGACAACTTCGTAGTTGAAAAGATCGAAGACTTCATATTCGGCAGATTACTCGCAAAACCTGTTTATGATCCAGGTACGGGTGACGTACTCGTTAATCCTGAAACAGGAAAAGTGTATGTCAAAGATACTGTTATCTATGATGAAGATGCTAAGTTCCTTTCAAATTACAAGAAGCGCGTGCCAGTTGCTGAAGAAAGAATCTTAGATTTGACAAAGGTAGAATTGCCTGAGGTATATGCTGAGCTCGCAGAAGATGTCGATCTGGGTTCTGAAACGTTAGTTAGCGAAACAGAAATTGACTGGGAAGTAATAAAGAAACTTAGAGAAGCGAATGTAAAATCCGTAAAGATAAGACTCTATCCAATCGTTGGAAACGTCGTTGCAGAAGAAATCATATGGGATAAAGATAGAAAGAGACAATTAGCTGTTGAAGAGGAACAAATCGATTCGAACCTTGCAAAATTGCTCGCAGAAAACAACATCGAAAGCATAGTTGTTAGGCCGGAGATATACGTCAGGTCACCACTTACATGTGAGTCAGAGCATGGCATTTGTGCTAAGTGTTACGGATTGGACCTTTCAAACCACAAAGTTGTGAACGTTGGCGAATCAGTAGGTATCATCGCTGCACAATCAATCGGTGAACCAGGTACACAGCTCACAATGAGAACTTTCCACACTGGTGGTATCGCAACAACAGCAGACATCACGCAAGGTTTGCCAAGGGTCGAAGAGCTATTCGAAGCTCGAAAGAAGACAAAGGATCCAGAAGGTATATTCTCCAAAGTAAAAGGTACAGTTGTCGACATCTCTCAAGACGAACCAAAGAAGATATACGTACAAGACGAACTTGGATCCATACATGAATACGTTGTACCTTCAAGAGTGAGAATTAACGTAACCGTTGGGCAAAAAGTTCTCCCTGGTCAGTCACTTACAAGCGGCTCACTCAAGGTGAGAAGGATACTTGAAGAACTTGGTGTTGAAGACACAGCAACGTATCTGCTTAAAGAAATCAAGAAGGTTTACGTACAACAAGGTGTCGATATTCACGACAAACACTTTGAGCTTATAATCAAACAGATGCTCAACAAGGTCGAAGTCATCGAGTCCGGTGACACCGACTTCTTGCCAGGTGATCTTGTGCCAATCGCTCTGATCAACAAAGTGAACAAGGAAATCATGGAAAACAACGCAAAGATAGAGCTTAACAGAAAGAGACTCATTGAAAAAACTATAGCAAGGCACATATTAATAAAGAACGAAGAAGGCATTGTCGAAGAAATAGCCAAAGAAGGCGATGAGGTGACGGAAGAACTGCTCGAAAAACTCATCAACTTCGGAGTAAAAGAGGTTGTTGTACTAAACCATGACAAAGAGAAAGAAGTATACCAGATACTTCCAAAAGAAACAGCAAAATACAGAAGGAAATTGCTCAGAATCACACAAGCATCGCTTGAATACGAAGGCTGGCTGAGTGCGGCAAGTTTCCAGCAGACACAACAGGTCCTTACCGATGCGGCAATCAAAGGTGCGTTAGACACGCTAAGAGGTCTCAAAGAAAACGTCATCGTAGGACAGCTGATACCAGCAGGTACAGGATTTGAAATCTTCGCAAACGTCCAGTATGAGGAAACACCAAGACATGCAAAAGAAGAAAAGGAAAAATTAGCATGA
- a CDS encoding Gfo/Idh/MocA family protein, protein MRKLKMALIGCGRIGSSKHVEAIVKNADIIEAVAFCDIVPEKAQACAEKVKNVLGYEPRIYTDYTKILDNEEIDFVAIATESGYHYEISMEFLKKGINVLVEKPMALSTKHIDEMIETAQNKNVKLGVCFQNRFNPPIQELRKKVENGSFGKINYGIANIRWNRDKNYYEQANWRGTWQLDGGSLMNQCTHNIDLLQWMLGGEIEEVYGVIRNFQHPYIEAEDFGGAIIKFKNGSVGIIEGTSTIYPRNLEETLSIFGEYGTVVIGGLAVNRIQVWKFPDENSHPFMELPDPDTVYGSGHVPLYRDFYESIVYNREPKIPGREGRKAVEIVLAIYKSALENAPVKFPFEFDTNIMKGWNGHYVVRG, encoded by the coding sequence ATGAGAAAGCTAAAGATGGCGCTTATAGGATGCGGAAGGATAGGTTCTTCGAAACATGTCGAAGCGATAGTGAAAAATGCTGATATCATTGAGGCTGTTGCTTTTTGTGATATCGTACCCGAAAAAGCGCAAGCGTGCGCTGAGAAGGTTAAGAATGTTCTCGGATACGAACCAAGAATATACACCGATTATACAAAGATATTAGATAATGAAGAGATAGATTTTGTCGCGATAGCAACGGAGAGCGGTTATCACTACGAGATTTCGATGGAGTTCCTCAAAAAAGGAATAAACGTACTTGTAGAGAAACCTATGGCTTTGTCGACAAAGCACATCGATGAGATGATAGAAACTGCACAGAATAAGAATGTGAAGTTAGGAGTGTGTTTCCAGAATAGGTTTAACCCTCCGATACAAGAGTTGAGGAAAAAGGTCGAAAATGGGTCTTTTGGGAAGATAAACTATGGTATTGCAAATATACGCTGGAATAGAGATAAGAATTATTATGAACAGGCTAACTGGAGGGGGACTTGGCAACTTGATGGCGGTTCTCTGATGAATCAATGCACACACAACATCGACCTTCTACAATGGATGCTCGGTGGTGAAATTGAAGAGGTCTACGGTGTTATTCGCAACTTCCAGCACCCGTACATTGAAGCTGAAGACTTCGGCGGTGCTATCATAAAGTTCAAAAATGGCAGTGTTGGAATCATAGAAGGAACATCGACAATCTACCCGCGCAATCTTGAAGAGACGTTGTCTATCTTTGGCGAGTACGGTACCGTTGTTATAGGCGGGCTCGCTGTAAATAGAATACAAGTCTGGAAATTCCCAGATGAAAATTCTCATCCTTTTATGGAACTACCCGATCCAGACACAGTTTACGGTTCAGGACACGTTCCGCTTTACAGAGACTTCTACGAGTCTATTGTATACAATAGGGAACCGAAAATACCGGGAAGAGAAGGAAGAAAGGCAGTAGAGATAGTCCTCGCAATTTACAAATCGGCACTTGAGAATGCACCTGTTAAATTCCCGTTCGAGTTCGATACGAACATAATGAAAGGGTGGAATGGACATTATGTTGTGCGTGGTTAA
- a CDS encoding RNA-guided endonuclease InsQ/TnpB family protein, with amino-acid sequence MSECHVRTYKLAVPSELNAICERLNKEAARIYNKTMSLIRKVKNKKGFWLSEGTVQKYILRWYEGIDMHTHSKQAIMQRYFQALRSYFANIKSNPNAKPPYKRRRYVPFVWKSTAIKLLEDGTLRLSMGGKAEPLEIKTNLLPSTIIKQATLVYDSCRYYLHLAIEVEKQEQAGSKVMAVDLGVLRPITTFDGEQVVIYSGGALNSVLRYRNKEYAKFQQMLSKCKEGSKRYKKLNRAKRNMLRKTSNQIKDIMHKITSHFIGMCLKKNVGTIVLGELTNIRENVEGNDNARQKIHQWQFRKLTQMIEHKAELFGISVIKISEAYTSKTCPVCGTQNKPNGRNYRCQSCGFEYHRDGVGAINIYKRYLGDIPVVERLASSVGVRYNPHLRGHEFNTSPWRVAMSY; translated from the coding sequence ATGTCGGAATGCCATGTTAGAACATACAAGTTGGCTGTTCCGTCTGAGCTAAATGCCATCTGTGAAAGACTAAACAAAGAAGCAGCAAGAATATACAACAAAACCATGTCGTTAATCAGAAAAGTTAAAAATAAAAAAGGCTTTTGGCTTTCAGAAGGCACTGTTCAAAAGTATATCCTTAGATGGTACGAAGGCATCGATATGCATACTCACTCAAAGCAAGCTATAATGCAAAGGTATTTCCAAGCTTTGAGGAGCTATTTTGCAAACATCAAATCAAATCCAAATGCTAAACCACCTTACAAACGAAGAAGATACGTTCCATTCGTTTGGAAGTCGACAGCAATCAAGCTATTAGAAGATGGAACACTCAGACTGTCTATGGGCGGGAAAGCTGAGCCATTGGAGATTAAAACAAACCTGTTGCCAAGCACAATTATCAAACAAGCAACGCTTGTGTACGATTCTTGTAGGTATTATCTCCACCTTGCGATAGAGGTGGAGAAGCAAGAGCAGGCAGGCTCGAAGGTAATGGCTGTAGACCTTGGAGTACTCCGTCCCATCACAACTTTCGATGGTGAGCAAGTTGTTATCTACAGCGGTGGTGCACTTAACAGTGTTCTGAGATATCGCAACAAAGAATATGCCAAATTTCAGCAGATGCTCAGTAAATGCAAAGAAGGTTCGAAACGATACAAGAAACTCAACAGAGCTAAAAGGAATATGCTCAGAAAGACAAGCAACCAAATAAAAGACATCATGCACAAAATCACGAGCCATTTCATAGGGATGTGTCTTAAGAAAAACGTTGGAACTATCGTACTTGGCGAATTAACAAATATACGTGAGAATGTAGAAGGAAACGACAATGCGAGGCAAAAGATTCACCAGTGGCAGTTTAGGAAACTAACGCAGATGATTGAGCATAAAGCTGAGTTATTTGGCATCTCAGTTATCAAAATCTCAGAAGCATACACAAGCAAGACATGTCCAGTTTGCGGAACACAGAATAAGCCAAATGGAAGAAACTACAGATGTCAATCTTGTGGCTTTGAATACCATCGGGACGGAGTAGGAGCGATAAATATCTACAAAAGGTATCTGGGAGACATCCCAGTAGTTGAGAGATTGGCCTCCTCCGTGGGTGTAAGATACAATCCACACCTACGTGGCCATGAGTTTAACACGAGCCCATGGAGGGTAGCCATGAGCTACTAA
- a CDS encoding WecB/TagA/CpsF family glycosyltransferase, with translation MTEIKFYNYPILCGKADEVRNYLIEQIENGKKLFIVTLNSQIFLRAEQIPDYMKALRKADFHLPDGAGIVWAIKKHCNIKSDRIPGIDTMDYLCDEAVKRNWTVYLLGAKPDVVKKAADILKKRGVKIVGYHHGYFEDQTPAKEIQKLKPDLLFVGMGAPRQELWIAQHMHLPFKLAMGVGGSFDVIAGVKKRAPVFFQKMRLEWFYRWLTEPISRSRVPVDVMKFYFKVVLDGKAGACKTVHRNID, from the coding sequence TTGACAGAGATTAAGTTCTACAACTATCCCATACTTTGTGGAAAAGCTGATGAAGTCAGGAACTACCTTATTGAACAAATTGAGAATGGTAAAAAGCTCTTCATAGTCACACTGAACAGCCAGATATTCTTGAGAGCCGAGCAGATTCCAGATTACATGAAAGCCTTAAGAAAAGCGGACTTCCATTTACCAGACGGTGCTGGAATAGTTTGGGCTATTAAGAAACACTGCAATATAAAAAGTGATAGGATTCCTGGAATAGATACAATGGATTACCTTTGCGATGAGGCTGTTAAGAGGAACTGGACCGTTTATCTTCTGGGTGCAAAGCCTGACGTTGTGAAAAAAGCTGCTGACATATTAAAAAAGCGCGGAGTTAAGATCGTAGGATATCACCACGGATATTTTGAAGACCAAACACCAGCCAAAGAAATACAAAAGTTGAAGCCAGACTTGCTCTTCGTCGGTATGGGGGCACCGAGGCAAGAATTGTGGATTGCACAGCACATGCATCTACCCTTTAAGTTGGCAATGGGTGTTGGCGGAAGCTTTGATGTCATTGCTGGTGTTAAAAAACGTGCACCAGTCTTTTTTCAGAAGATGAGACTTGAATGGTTTTATAGATGGCTCACAGAGCCTATTTCTCGTTCAAGGGTTCCCGTTGACGTTATGAAATTCTACTTTAAGGTGGTCCTCGATGGAAAAGCAGGAGCTTGTAAAACGGTACATAGAAACATTGATTAG
- a CDS encoding LCP family protein, with amino-acid sequence MKNVLYVFIIFTGIAAALFVSAIWIEVFIRIFFIQTEDPVNILVLGLDKDIGRTRRTDVILVASIDLENKKMLMSSIPRDLIVDGKKINAYYQSEGIEKFTERIEKLTGLEIKRHFIVDYEIFKFLGDELGPIEVFVDRPMYYKDAAQGLEINFSPGYYKMKGKELLAYLRFRKTAEGDIGRLDKQRVIIEKLAQKALNKNVFSLTELYREIRKRTEFNMDIGEVVYIFSKVKTNFKIDTVPFPYFIGDDGNLYIDESKHKDYIASFSSGDKKLEEKYRFYVINNSSQRTASESKRIEELFKSKGYQPNNIFYEGVDVDIRKDTVFVLTKKESLDEYIDQMLSQVFPDKKFNVVYVENNIEYVSKYITIIGELTKQGKKIVFPIDFLIILK; translated from the coding sequence ATGAAGAACGTGCTTTATGTCTTTATTATCTTCACAGGTATTGCCGCCGCTCTCTTTGTATCGGCGATTTGGATAGAGGTCTTCATACGCATTTTCTTTATCCAAACGGAAGATCCGGTGAATATACTTGTTCTCGGGCTTGACAAAGACATTGGGAGAACAAGAAGGACCGATGTCATACTTGTTGCAAGCATAGATCTCGAGAATAAAAAAATGCTTATGTCCAGCATACCGCGAGACCTTATCGTAGATGGTAAGAAAATAAACGCTTATTATCAATCTGAAGGAATTGAGAAGTTTACTGAAAGAATTGAGAAATTGACAGGTTTAGAAATTAAAAGACACTTCATCGTAGATTACGAAATATTCAAATTTCTGGGTGACGAGCTCGGACCTATCGAGGTTTTTGTCGACAGACCGATGTATTACAAAGATGCCGCACAAGGATTGGAAATAAACTTTTCACCCGGGTACTACAAAATGAAAGGGAAAGAGCTTCTTGCCTATCTCAGATTTAGAAAAACGGCGGAAGGTGACATCGGAAGGTTAGATAAACAAAGAGTGATCATAGAAAAATTGGCTCAGAAAGCATTGAATAAAAATGTTTTCTCGTTAACTGAGCTTTACAGGGAAATCAGAAAAAGAACTGAGTTTAACATGGACATAGGCGAGGTCGTCTATATATTCTCCAAGGTAAAAACGAACTTCAAGATAGACACCGTGCCATTTCCGTATTTCATAGGTGATGACGGCAACTTGTACATCGATGAATCAAAGCACAAAGACTACATAGCAAGTTTTTCGTCAGGTGATAAAAAATTAGAGGAAAAATACCGTTTCTATGTGATAAACAATTCTTCCCAAAGAACGGCAAGTGAAAGCAAGAGGATAGAAGAACTGTTCAAGTCAAAAGGATACCAACCGAATAACATTTTCTACGAAGGCGTAGACGTTGACATTAGAAAAGATACGGTTTTCGTGCTAACAAAAAAAGAATCCCTTGACGAATACATTGACCAAATGCTTTCTCAGGTCTTCCCTGACAAAAAATTCAATGTAGTCTACGTGGAAAACAATATCGAATACGTAAGTAAATACATAACCATAATTGGAGAACTCACAAAACAAGGGAAGAAAATAGTCTTTCCAATCGATTTCTTGATAATACTCAAATGA
- the hpt gene encoding hypoxanthine phosphoribosyltransferase, with translation MIEVMISKEQLNERIKQLGKEITDYYKDKTDTLHAVCVLKGSIHFFSELVQNIDLNVEYSFIQVSSYSGVSSTGRIRVKSWIDEPIEGRHVIVVEDILDTGLTLSYILDYLRRYRPADLKVVTLLKKLGRNPQVKPEFVGFEIEDKFVIGYGLDYNEKYRNLPYIGWVKGEIK, from the coding sequence AACAACTCGGTAAAGAAATTACGGACTACTACAAAGATAAGACCGACACACTCCATGCAGTGTGTGTGCTTAAGGGCTCAATCCACTTCTTCAGTGAGCTTGTTCAGAATATAGACTTGAATGTAGAATATTCTTTTATCCAAGTTTCGAGCTATTCAGGTGTTTCTTCAACGGGTAGAATAAGGGTGAAGAGTTGGATAGACGAGCCGATAGAAGGAAGGCACGTCATAGTTGTGGAAGATATCCTCGACACTGGACTTACACTCTCTTACATATTGGATTACCTGAGAAGATACAGACCAGCCGATTTGAAAGTAGTAACATTGCTAAAGAAGCTTGGAAGAAATCCGCAGGTTAAACCCGAATTTGTTGGATTCGAGATTGAGGATAAATTTGTTATCGGTTATGGACTCGACTACAACGAAAAATACAGAAATCTTCCTTACATAGGGTGGGTAAAAGGGGAAATCAAGTAA